The stretch of DNA CAGACAGTTCAACAGTGGTGGTGAACGCTTTTCACAGTAGTATAAGGAAGGGCTCACGCAGGCAGGCAGTCAGCACATCTGGTCGTGACAGAAAGACTACTCGAAAACGTCTGCACAGCCCAGCCCTCCTTCATacacaaacagcagcagcagagctctAAAGCACAGCAGAGACTGCCCAGCAGCAAATCTCCTTTCcagtcgctgctgctgcagctcctTCAACGCAGTCTGGAGCCATCACGAatcacgtttttctttcttctctctcgaTCCTTTCAACTTGGcctttcccttcttctttattatttatttcattttatccagagctcggcagcagcagcagcgggggCTTATATTCGCGCTCGTCTTTTTTCATTATCAACACGCCATCACCAAACACCGACCGTGTAACTAGTGTCGTTGACACCCGACCGCCCAGCCGCTCAACAACACTCACGACTCTCAATCTCCCCCGCGTGAACccgaaatattaaaaaaaaatataaaactttctccctttttttcttagttaAAAACGCACAAACAAAATAGGGAAATCGGGACTCACCTTCATTCGAACGATCGTATGACTCGGTAAAAACATTCAAGAGTCGATTTTTTGGCGGTCCGTTCACCAGCGAATGCCGACACAAACTGGCGCAAAAAAATTGGGACTCAAATGGACCAAAAAAAGGCGCAGTAGACACGACAGATGTTCATATGGAATCCCCCCCAACCCAACACACACTCGAATCCCATTGTAATATAGGGGTTTAGCGGAGCAAACACAAACTGGAAAGTGGTTTCATGGCCACCTGCCTCCTTCTCTCTAGTCACCCCTTATCATGATGGCCCCTCTTGATCGACGAATCTATTCAATCGTTTCACAATTGTATCACAAGCGCGCGCGTGCACACGTACTAGTAGCAGTACAAATGGGTCAGATGCTTCAGCAGCTAGTTCCTCCTAACCGTTCCAGgtgtttcccattttcttttcttcctatcCCAGTTGTGTGTGCTGCATGGCGTTTTTATCAATAACCAAGTGCCATCTGCTCTCCTTCCCCTCCCCTCACCCGTTTTTTGACAGCTGATATTGTCATTTGTGCTCTTTctaattccaatttttttgatttgttccATCTTGTCGTCATTCCAATTTCCGTTTTTTCCTTCGGTTGTTACGCGACGACGTCGTCTGGTCCTTTTCTCAAGTGAATGACGACACCTGCCAtcgccattttctctctccgccaacaagaagagaaaaataaaagtaccgagcccccccaaaaaagcaGATGCGCTTTTTCCTATTACTTATTTCCTCGGCTGGCGCGCCCTTCTTATTACCTGCGAATGATGTAGTCGCTCACTCTGTGTATTTATACAGAGACATGCTGATGCGTGTGAATGAATGCAACGGGCGCCCAGCATTGCTGAGAACCTTCTCCtgactatttcttcttcttcttctcccgggATGATCCGTCATCGACGCGTCTCCCACACACTGCAGGCGAGGGCCATTGTGCATGTCCCCCCCCATCGACTCGTGAGAATTCGACAAACGTTTCACGCCACGATCTGTTACCAAGGCgaccacccacacacacacgcattcGGAACAagaaggttctttttttcgtcaaatgggagcaatttttattattcgattTTCATAGAAAACATCACGATTCACGTTAACTTGCTTCGTTCAGAATGAATCAGACTCGTTCTGGACAATTTCTTTGATGCGGTTCAGCAAATCTTGTTTGACGTCGCTAGGAATCGTGGCTGCATGAAACCAAACAAGGCCAGAATCAACAACAACTAGTCCACGTCAAAAGATAATTGGTAGGTGAGGACTTACCCCGTGCGTGTGGCGTCACCTGTTTGATAATCTCGTCCACGCTGATGTTGTCCAGACCTTGTTCCTGGACGACTTTGCGGCATTCCAGCTTCAGAGCATCTCGCCAACCCGATTTGATCAACTGCTCACGCAGCACGGCTCTTAATCTGTCGATATTCAAATGAATAGAATTACAATAAATTGTCATAGGGTACAGAATGTTTACAAGACACTTTGCCATATTGATGTAAACATCTTAAGCAAAAGTAACAGGCAATTTGGTTAAAGGTGGACTCAACCATAACCAAGCTTTTTCATCTACAAGTTTAATGGCATGTATAGGCCTATTTCTCAAAGTGAGATGTCACTGCGGAATAATATAATCTTTACAATCCGCCAGCATCGTATTACTGTAGAAATGGTCAAGAACATTTAAAAGTAAACAACCAAAGGGATAATGTCAAATGTCACGTAAACAATCcttaatttgattttagatTGACTAAGAAATTAAGTAAGCATCGTATACCTTTCTTTGTCTCCTTTTTCCACCAATCTTTGGTTGATGATGGCGTACTCTCTGTCGctaaaattaatacaaaagtattgtaattgatttcattcttctttACAACttcataaataaatgtatacatGTCAAAACTTACTCATTAGACATTTTAAAACGTTAAAAGCATGAGCTTAGTGAAGAGCGAAACGTCACGGAAcgagatttcttttcttgaatttcaatgCACGTCGTCTGCTAATGGTGTTGGCAACATTGTCGGTcaatatgaattttaaaaataatttacttcaGAGTTTAAATTAGGCCTTATAAATTAGGAAAATGATAATTTAACGGTATTATAatgtaattttcttaatttatttgcGCAGAAATGCCAATAATGCCCAAAGTGTCACACAAGTAAGTTATTGTTTATTGTTGACGGCATCGCTGTCAACGCGACAATAGCAGTAGACGTCAAATTGTTGTTTACGTCAAACAGCATTTAAGTTAGCATTTCCCGAGAACATGTTGTGATTTTAAGTATCCGTTTAAAAACACGCCGAAATGTGGATTATTTTGAGCGCCGTTTTCGTGCAAA from Daphnia pulex isolate KAP4 chromosome 4, ASM2113471v1 encodes:
- the LOC124192958 gene encoding transcription and mRNA export factor ENY2-like, with product MSNDDREYAIINQRLVEKGDKERLRAVLREQLIKSGWRDALKLECRKVVQEQGLDNISVDEIIKQVTPHARATIPSDVKQDLLNRIKEIVQNESDSF